The following proteins are encoded in a genomic region of Burkholderia gladioli:
- a CDS encoding CheR family methyltransferase, with translation MTRANLMRIHDWLARETGIDSDSLGADFVARVLAERIAAMLAGEAAAASSAVMQRARQLNDEDIDAHWRLLLASADEQRALIEQCVVPETWFFREREAFVALAARALERLRAEPSLPLRVLSAPCSTGEEPYSAAMALVDAGIDPARLQIDALDISARAIAQAQRAEYGRNSFRGHALEFRARYFTPTADGWRLDARIRDCVRFRRANLLELGGPGQAADEGRYDFIFCRNVLIYFDRQAQERALRALDARLAEDGLLFVGPAETGVVMRQAMSSAKIPLAFAFRRTREAEAPAAWPRAAVAMPVVAAAAGSGTGRRHAVEPGPGLPPVGVRATLTAPAESAAHEWFADIAWPLPTAEPGRAARAGGPGAEAPTASVDGGEGATPWRRGRIAPGGAGLSSPAQSAPRGATATATVTTLPGRTGPAGAKAASVVPAAPAAGGTIPAVTGAEALETARARADAGDFAAAERAVLEAMSAAGPSAEAYYLLGLIADAQGLPVAAEHYRKALYLAPTHREALTHLATLLDIAGDHDGARWLKERARRAEAQAGGKDTGGRDHARRR, from the coding sequence ATGACGCGTGCCAACCTGATGCGCATCCACGACTGGCTTGCGCGCGAGACCGGCATCGATTCCGATTCGCTCGGCGCCGATTTCGTGGCGCGCGTGCTGGCCGAGCGGATCGCCGCGATGCTGGCCGGCGAGGCCGCCGCCGCGTCGTCGGCGGTGATGCAGCGCGCGCGGCAATTGAACGATGAGGATATCGATGCCCATTGGCGCCTGCTGCTGGCCTCGGCCGACGAGCAGCGCGCCTTGATCGAGCAGTGCGTGGTGCCCGAGACCTGGTTCTTCCGCGAACGCGAGGCCTTCGTCGCGCTGGCCGCGCGCGCGCTCGAAAGGCTGCGCGCCGAACCTTCGCTGCCGCTGCGCGTGCTGAGCGCGCCATGCTCGACCGGCGAGGAGCCCTATTCGGCGGCGATGGCCCTGGTCGACGCCGGCATCGATCCGGCGCGCCTGCAGATCGACGCGCTCGACATCAGCGCACGCGCGATCGCGCAGGCGCAGCGCGCCGAGTATGGCCGCAATTCGTTTCGCGGCCACGCGCTCGAGTTTCGCGCCCGCTATTTCACGCCGACCGCCGACGGCTGGCGGCTCGATGCGCGGATCCGCGACTGCGTGCGTTTCCGCCGCGCCAACCTGCTCGAACTGGGCGGCCCCGGCCAGGCGGCCGACGAGGGGCGCTACGACTTCATCTTCTGCCGCAACGTGCTGATCTATTTCGACCGCCAGGCCCAGGAGCGCGCGCTGCGCGCGCTCGACGCGCGCCTCGCCGAGGACGGCCTGCTGTTCGTCGGGCCGGCCGAGACCGGCGTGGTGATGCGCCAGGCGATGAGCTCGGCGAAGATTCCGCTGGCCTTCGCGTTCCGCCGCACGCGCGAAGCCGAGGCGCCGGCCGCGTGGCCGCGTGCCGCGGTCGCGATGCCCGTTGTTGCTGCCGCCGCCGGTTCGGGGACGGGGCGCCGTCACGCCGTCGAGCCGGGCCCGGGCCTGCCGCCGGTCGGCGTGCGCGCGACCTTGACCGCGCCGGCCGAATCGGCCGCGCACGAATGGTTCGCCGATATCGCCTGGCCCTTGCCGACGGCCGAGCCGGGCAGGGCCGCCCGGGCCGGCGGCCCGGGTGCCGAGGCGCCGACGGCGAGCGTCGACGGCGGCGAGGGCGCGACGCCCTGGCGCCGCGGTCGGATCGCGCCGGGCGGCGCGGGCCTTTCCTCGCCGGCCCAGTCCGCGCCGCGCGGTGCCACCGCCACCGCCACCGTGACGACGTTGCCGGGCCGCACCGGACCCGCCGGCGCGAAGGCCGCTTCCGTCGTGCCCGCCGCGCCCGCCGCTGGCGGCACGATCCCCGCCGTCACTGGCGCCGAGGCGCTCGAGACGGCTCGCGCCCGCGCCGATGCCGGCGACTTCGCGGCCGCCGAGCGCGCCGTGCTCGAGGCGATGAGCGCGGCGGGCCCGAGCGCCGAGGCCTACTACCTGCTCGGCCTGATCGCCGACGCGCAGGGGCTGCCGGTGGCCGCCGAGCACTACCGCAAGGCGCTCTACCTGGCGCCCACCCACCGCGAGGCGCTGACTCACCTGGCGACGCTGCTCGACATCGCCGGCGACCACGACGGCGCGCGCTGGCTGAAGGAGCGCGCGCGCCGCGCCGAGGCCCAGGCCGGCGGCAAGGACACGGGAGGACGCGATCATGCGCGACGTCGCTGA
- a CDS encoding chemotaxis protein CheW, with protein sequence MLFLLFELEGARYALDAADIAEVLPLAAAKPIPGAPAWVAGILIHRGVPVPVIDVSRLALGRAAAPMRSTRLVIVRLRLPLDGDAEPAEAEGERLLGLIVEHATQTARLDPAAFSDGGIDTPHARWLGPVAHDAHGVLQWVTVRHLLGEEARALLYAAAAREAADAGDGQGAVDSLDAWAGERR encoded by the coding sequence ATGCTGTTCCTGCTGTTCGAACTCGAGGGCGCGCGGTATGCGCTCGATGCCGCCGACATCGCCGAGGTGCTGCCGCTGGCCGCCGCCAAGCCGATCCCGGGCGCGCCCGCCTGGGTGGCCGGGATCTTGATCCATCGCGGCGTGCCGGTGCCGGTGATCGACGTGTCGCGGCTCGCGCTGGGTCGCGCCGCCGCGCCGATGCGCTCCACGCGCCTGGTGATCGTGCGCCTGCGCCTGCCGCTGGACGGCGATGCCGAGCCGGCCGAGGCCGAGGGCGAGCGCCTGCTGGGGCTGATCGTCGAGCATGCCACGCAGACCGCGCGGCTCGACCCGGCGGCGTTCAGCGACGGCGGCATCGATACGCCGCACGCGCGCTGGCTCGGGCCGGTCGCGCACGACGCGCATGGCGTGCTGCAGTGGGTGACGGTGCGTCATCTGCTGGGCGAGGAGGCGCGCGCGCTGCTGTATGCCGCCGCGGCGCGCGAGGCCGCGGATGCGGGCGACGGCCAGGGCGCCGTCGACAGCCTCGACGCCTGGGCCGGAGAACGCCGATGA
- a CDS encoding methyl-accepting chemotaxis protein has protein sequence MANVSPRASIEHPSKSAGARITLGNRILLSFGALFVLMLVMAGFSYTKLRLIDEETNSIQRDSLPGVYLATSLRASANESYTAMQRAIFVDADAAASAAELDKIPGMLDAFEKLSATYQKSTFREDDRQRFATFRGVYERYLPLLADAVQKARSGSHADAVSAYARCTPVWEDVIRNANILVTENRSFADQSAQSIRESVSSTQITLATVVAVELVAALVMGWLLYRAVMRPMAELVGVHDVMRTGDLTQRLQLGRRDEFGTLETGFNRMADEITSLVAQAQQSSLQVTTSVAEIAATSREQQATANETAATTTEIGATSREIFATSRDLLHTMNEVSNVAEQSATLAGMSRNGLTQMGETMRSVMDAAGSVNAKLAILNEKALNINQVVATITKVADQTNLLSLNAAIEAEKAGEYGRGFAVVATEIRRLADQTAVATYDIEQTVKEIQSAVSAGVMGMDKFSEEVRRGMLDVQQVGSQLSQIITEVQTLAPRFQLVNEGMQTQASGAEQITQALSQLSEAAQQTAESLRQSSQAIDDLTLVANGLRTSVSRFKVEA, from the coding sequence ATGGCCAACGTGTCGCCTCGCGCAAGCATCGAGCATCCCTCCAAGTCCGCCGGCGCGCGGATCACGCTCGGCAACCGGATCCTGCTCAGCTTCGGCGCGCTGTTCGTGCTGATGCTGGTGATGGCCGGCTTCTCCTACACCAAGCTGCGCCTGATCGACGAGGAAACCAACAGCATCCAGCGCGATTCGCTGCCTGGCGTGTACCTGGCCACCTCGCTGCGCGCCTCGGCCAACGAGTCCTACACGGCGATGCAGCGCGCCATCTTCGTGGATGCCGACGCGGCTGCCTCGGCCGCCGAACTCGACAAGATCCCCGGCATGCTGGATGCGTTCGAGAAGCTGTCGGCCACCTACCAGAAATCGACCTTCCGCGAGGACGATCGCCAGCGTTTCGCGACCTTCCGCGGCGTCTACGAGCGTTACCTGCCGCTGCTGGCCGATGCCGTGCAGAAGGCACGCAGCGGCTCGCATGCCGACGCGGTGAGCGCCTACGCGCGCTGCACGCCGGTGTGGGAGGACGTGATCCGCAATGCCAACATCCTGGTTACCGAGAATCGCAGCTTCGCCGATCAGTCGGCGCAGTCGATCCGCGAATCGGTGTCGAGCACGCAGATCACGCTGGCCACGGTGGTGGCCGTCGAACTGGTGGCCGCGCTGGTGATGGGCTGGCTGCTGTACCGCGCGGTGATGCGGCCAATGGCGGAACTGGTCGGCGTGCACGACGTGATGCGCACCGGCGACCTGACCCAGCGCCTGCAGCTCGGCCGGCGCGACGAGTTCGGCACGCTCGAGACCGGCTTCAACCGCATGGCCGACGAGATCACCTCGCTGGTCGCGCAGGCCCAGCAGTCCTCGCTGCAGGTCACCACCTCGGTGGCCGAGATTGCCGCCACCTCGCGCGAGCAGCAGGCCACCGCCAACGAAACGGCCGCCACCACCACCGAGATCGGCGCCACCTCGCGCGAGATCTTCGCCACCTCGCGCGACCTGCTGCACACCATGAACGAGGTGTCGAACGTGGCCGAGCAGTCGGCCACGCTGGCCGGCATGAGCCGCAACGGCCTGACCCAGATGGGCGAGACCATGCGCAGCGTGATGGACGCGGCCGGCTCGGTCAACGCCAAGCTGGCGATCCTCAACGAGAAGGCGCTCAACATCAACCAGGTGGTGGCCACCATCACCAAGGTCGCCGACCAGACCAACCTGCTGTCGCTGAACGCGGCGATCGAGGCCGAGAAGGCGGGCGAATACGGCCGCGGCTTCGCCGTGGTGGCCACCGAGATCCGCCGCCTGGCCGACCAGACCGCGGTGGCGACCTACGATATCGAGCAGACCGTCAAGGAGATCCAGTCGGCCGTGTCGGCCGGCGTGATGGGCATGGACAAGTTCTCCGAGGAAGTGCGGCGCGGCATGCTCGACGTGCAGCAGGTCGGCTCGCAGCTCTCGCAGATCATCACCGAGGTGCAGACCCTCGCGCCGCGCTTCCAGCTCGTCAACGAGGGCATGCAGACCCAGGCCAGCGGCGCCGAGCAGATCACCCAGGCGCTCTCGCAACTGTCCGAGGCGGCCCAGCAGACGGCCGAATCGCTGCGCCAGTCCTCGCAGGCGATCGACGACCTGACCCTGGTCGCCAACGGGCTGCGCACCAGCGTCTCGCGCTTCAAGGTCGAGGCGTGA
- a CDS encoding hybrid sensor histidine kinase/response regulator: MNGTTNTDYAPDSHESGISVLLVDDQAFVGEVVRRLLAAESDIALHVCADAHAALEMAREVRPSVILQDLVMPDIDGLEMVRAWRAEAFTALVPIIVLSVNDDPLAKREAFVAGANDYLVKLPDPIEMIARIRYHSNSYRTLRQRDEVLDFLSHDMRAPQSSILSLLDTYRATHGEMPLLLERIELHARRALALADGFIQLTRAQSEKQPTELVSLNEVLLDAADQLWEKAGNMGSRISVGVPELECLCIGDRMMLTRAVANLIDNALKYGPAGAEVRCLIADDGEDWLVGVEDEGQGIAPELRASATESFVRLTHGPGTQRGGFGLGLAFVRAAAGKHRGEILMRYTARGFMTGLALPKASPRA; encoded by the coding sequence ATGAACGGAACAACCAATACGGACTACGCGCCGGATTCGCATGAATCCGGCATTTCGGTGCTGCTTGTCGACGACCAGGCGTTCGTCGGCGAGGTGGTGCGTCGTCTGCTCGCCGCCGAATCCGATATCGCGCTGCATGTCTGCGCCGACGCGCACGCCGCGCTGGAGATGGCGCGCGAGGTGCGCCCGAGCGTGATCCTGCAGGATCTGGTGATGCCGGACATCGACGGGCTCGAGATGGTGCGCGCCTGGCGCGCGGAGGCCTTCACGGCCTTGGTGCCGATCATCGTACTCTCGGTCAACGACGATCCGCTGGCCAAACGCGAAGCCTTCGTCGCCGGTGCGAACGATTACCTGGTCAAGCTGCCGGACCCGATCGAGATGATCGCGCGGATCCGCTATCACTCGAATTCCTATCGCACGCTGCGTCAGCGCGACGAGGTGCTCGACTTCCTCTCGCACGACATGCGCGCGCCGCAGAGCTCGATCCTCTCGCTGCTCGACACCTACCGCGCCACCCACGGCGAGATGCCCCTGCTGCTGGAGCGCATCGAACTGCACGCGCGTCGCGCGCTGGCGCTGGCCGACGGCTTCATCCAGCTGACCCGCGCGCAATCAGAGAAGCAGCCGACCGAGCTGGTCAGCCTCAACGAGGTGCTGCTCGACGCGGCCGACCAGCTCTGGGAGAAGGCGGGCAACATGGGTAGCCGGATCAGCGTGGGGGTGCCCGAGCTGGAGTGCCTCTGCATCGGCGACCGGATGATGCTCACGCGCGCGGTCGCCAACCTGATCGACAACGCGCTCAAGTACGGGCCGGCCGGCGCCGAGGTGCGCTGCCTGATCGCCGACGACGGCGAGGACTGGCTGGTCGGCGTCGAGGACGAAGGGCAGGGCATCGCGCCCGAGCTGCGCGCCAGCGCCACCGAATCCTTCGTGCGCCTGACCCACGGGCCCGGCACCCAGCGCGGCGGCTTCGGGCTCGGCCTGGCCTTCGTGCGGGCCGCCGCCGGCAAGCATCGCGGCGAGATCCTGATGCGCTACACCGCGCGCGGCTTCATGACCGGTCTCGCGCTGCCCAAGGCCTCGCCGCGCGCCTGA
- a CDS encoding aldehyde dehydrogenase family protein yields the protein MLKESYPYYLANQAVQANTDLEVTDKYSGKVATRVALADAKAIDAAIAAAVEAEKPFAAWPSFRRQAVLDHCVTRFRERFDELADALCIEAGKPINDSKGEVTRLIDTFRVAAEESVRIGGELVDLEISKRAQGYSGYVKRVPIGACSFISPFNFPLNLAAHKVAPAIAAGCPFVLKPASRTPIGALIIGEVLAETDLPKGAFSILPAHRDGADLFTTDARFKLLSFTGSPAVGWDLKQKAGKKKVVLELGGNAAAIVDADQRERLDYVVERLVFGAFYQSGQSCIGVQRILVHASLYEALREKLIAKTRALKMGDPKDPQTFVGPMISESESRRLAGWMEAAVQAGAKIVAGGKVDGAMFEATLLEKVGRDQDLYRKEAFGPVALLESFERFEDALARVNDSDFGLQAGVFTDSLSHAHRAWDALEVGGVVINDVPSFRVDNMPYGGVKDSGLGREGIRYAIEDMTEPRLMVVRQPG from the coding sequence ATGCTGAAGGAAAGCTACCCGTACTACCTCGCCAACCAGGCCGTGCAGGCCAACACCGATCTCGAAGTCACCGACAAGTACAGCGGCAAGGTCGCCACGCGCGTCGCGCTGGCCGACGCGAAGGCGATCGACGCGGCCATCGCGGCCGCCGTCGAGGCCGAGAAGCCGTTCGCCGCCTGGCCGTCGTTCCGCCGCCAGGCCGTGCTCGATCACTGCGTGACGCGCTTTCGCGAGCGCTTCGACGAGCTGGCCGACGCGCTGTGCATCGAGGCCGGCAAGCCGATCAACGATTCGAAGGGCGAGGTCACGCGCCTGATCGACACCTTCCGGGTGGCCGCCGAGGAATCGGTGCGCATCGGCGGCGAGCTGGTCGACCTGGAGATCTCCAAGCGCGCCCAGGGTTATTCGGGTTACGTGAAGCGCGTGCCGATCGGCGCCTGCTCGTTCATCTCGCCGTTCAACTTCCCGCTGAACCTGGCCGCCCACAAGGTGGCGCCGGCCATCGCGGCGGGCTGCCCGTTCGTGCTCAAGCCGGCCAGCCGCACGCCGATCGGCGCGCTGATCATCGGCGAGGTGCTGGCCGAGACCGACCTGCCCAAGGGCGCCTTCTCGATCCTGCCCGCGCATCGCGACGGCGCCGACCTGTTCACCACCGACGCGCGCTTCAAGCTGCTCTCCTTCACCGGCTCGCCGGCGGTGGGCTGGGACCTCAAGCAGAAGGCCGGCAAGAAGAAGGTGGTGCTCGAACTGGGCGGCAACGCGGCCGCGATCGTCGACGCCGACCAGCGCGAGCGGCTCGACTACGTGGTCGAGCGGCTGGTGTTCGGCGCCTTCTATCAATCGGGGCAGAGCTGCATCGGGGTGCAGCGGATCCTGGTGCACGCAAGCCTTTACGAGGCGCTGCGCGAGAAGCTGATCGCCAAGACCCGCGCGCTGAAGATGGGAGACCCGAAGGATCCGCAAACCTTCGTCGGGCCGATGATCTCCGAATCGGAATCGCGCCGCCTGGCCGGCTGGATGGAGGCGGCGGTGCAGGCCGGCGCGAAGATCGTGGCCGGCGGCAAGGTGGACGGCGCGATGTTCGAGGCCACCCTGCTGGAGAAGGTCGGCCGCGATCAGGATCTCTATCGCAAGGAAGCCTTCGGGCCGGTCGCGCTGCTCGAATCCTTCGAGCGCTTCGAGGATGCGCTGGCGCGCGTCAACGACAGCGACTTCGGCCTGCAGGCCGGCGTGTTCACCGATTCGCTGTCGCATGCGCATCGCGCCTGGGACGCGCTCGAGGTGGGCGGGGTGGTGATCAACGACGTGCCCTCGTTCCGCGTCGACAACATGCCCTATGGCGGCGTCAAGGATTCGGGGCTCGGTCGCGAGGGCATCCGCTACGCGATCGAGGACATGACCGAGCCGCGCCTGATGGTGGTCCGCCAACCCGGCTGA
- a CDS encoding acetolactate synthase large subunit, whose translation MKASDLFVKALEAEGVEYVFGIPGEENLDLLESIRHSRIKLVLTRHEQAAGFMAATYGRLTGKAGVCLSTLGPGATNFVTAAAYAQLGGMPMLMITGQKPIKTSKQGHFQIVDVVDMMQPLTKLTRQIVSIGHIPSAVREAFRRAEDERPGAAHLELPEDIAHEEGDGKPIPASYSRRPVAEEKAVARAVEAIHQARHPLLMIGAGGNRKTSARMLREFVDATGIPFFTTQMGKGVIDETHPLWLGNATLSDGDFVHRAIDHADCIINVGHDVIEKPPFFMRSNDKTVIHVNFLGAQVDPVYFPQIEVVGDIANAVWQMKEALAPKQSWDFSRFMLIKERFDEHLKKGEDDPRFPLHPVRVVHDLSRALPEDGIACLDNGMYKIWFARYWRAHEPNSLLLDNALASMGAGLPSAIATKIVHPQKKVVAICGDGGFMMNSQELETAVRLKLDLVVVVLRDDAFGMIRWKQENMNFPDYAMTLDNPDFVAYAKSYGAQGHRAESADALGPLLEHCFATPGVHLVDVPIDYSDNERILNREIPRLSAQL comes from the coding sequence ATGAAAGCATCCGATCTGTTCGTCAAGGCGCTGGAAGCCGAAGGCGTCGAATACGTGTTCGGCATCCCCGGCGAGGAAAACCTAGACCTGCTCGAATCGATCCGCCACTCGCGGATCAAGCTGGTGCTCACGCGCCACGAGCAGGCCGCCGGTTTCATGGCCGCCACCTACGGGCGGCTGACCGGCAAGGCGGGCGTGTGCCTGTCCACGCTCGGCCCCGGCGCCACCAACTTCGTCACGGCCGCCGCCTACGCGCAGCTCGGCGGCATGCCGATGCTGATGATCACCGGCCAGAAGCCGATCAAGACCAGCAAGCAGGGCCACTTCCAGATCGTCGACGTGGTCGACATGATGCAGCCGCTCACCAAGCTGACGCGCCAGATCGTCTCGATCGGGCATATCCCCTCGGCGGTGCGCGAGGCGTTCCGGCGCGCCGAGGACGAGCGCCCCGGTGCCGCCCACCTCGAGCTGCCCGAGGACATCGCGCACGAGGAGGGCGACGGCAAGCCGATCCCGGCCAGCTACAGCCGCCGCCCGGTGGCCGAGGAGAAGGCCGTGGCGCGCGCGGTGGAGGCGATTCACCAGGCGCGCCATCCGCTGCTGATGATCGGCGCGGGCGGCAACCGCAAGACCAGCGCGCGCATGCTGCGCGAGTTCGTCGACGCCACCGGCATCCCGTTCTTCACCACCCAGATGGGCAAGGGCGTGATCGACGAGACGCATCCGCTGTGGCTCGGCAACGCCACGCTCTCGGACGGCGACTTCGTGCACCGCGCGATCGACCATGCCGACTGCATCATCAACGTCGGCCACGACGTGATCGAGAAGCCGCCGTTCTTCATGCGCAGCAACGACAAGACCGTGATCCACGTGAACTTCCTGGGCGCCCAGGTCGATCCGGTCTACTTCCCGCAGATCGAGGTGGTGGGCGACATCGCCAACGCGGTCTGGCAGATGAAGGAGGCGCTGGCGCCCAAGCAGAGCTGGGACTTCTCGCGCTTCATGCTGATCAAGGAGCGCTTCGACGAGCATCTGAAGAAGGGCGAGGACGATCCGCGCTTCCCGCTGCACCCGGTGCGCGTGGTGCACGACCTGTCGCGCGCGCTGCCGGAGGACGGCATCGCCTGTCTCGACAACGGCATGTACAAGATCTGGTTCGCGCGCTACTGGCGCGCCCACGAGCCGAACTCGCTGCTGCTCGACAACGCGCTGGCCTCGATGGGCGCGGGCCTGCCCTCGGCGATCGCCACCAAGATCGTGCATCCGCAGAAGAAGGTGGTGGCGATCTGCGGCGACGGCGGCTTCATGATGAATTCGCAGGAACTCGAAACCGCCGTGCGCCTGAAGCTCGACCTGGTGGTGGTGGTGCTGCGCGACGATGCCTTCGGCATGATCCGCTGGAAGCAGGAGAACATGAACTTCCCCGACTACGCGATGACGCTCGACAACCCCGACTTCGTCGCCTATGCGAAGAGCTATGGCGCGCAGGGCCATCGCGCCGAATCGGCCGACGCGCTCGGGCCGCTGCTCGAACACTGCTTCGCCACGCCGGGCGTGCACCTGGTCGACGTGCCGATCGATTACTCGGACAACGAACGGATCCTGAACCGCGAGATCCCGCGCCTGTCCGCGCAGCTCTGA
- a CDS encoding Na+/H+ antiporter, producing MSPVSAFKLILLSIAAIVVLELLAKRLRLPPAAALLVGGAGIAFVPGLPPINLDPDLVLIVFLPPLLVDGAYFSVWEEFKRNLGGIMMLAIGAVVFTTLAVGLAVHWAVPSLPWAACFTLGAIVSPPDAVAAKAVLERVALPRRLMVLLEGESLLNDAAGLVLYRFAAAAALTGVFSFQGAVLRFAELGLGGVAVGFIVGWALIRFIKLLTDDYLITISAVLGGWVSYIAGETLEVSGVISTVTMGMMLGWHQHEIFSAMVRVRSTAFWKIMVFLLEALVFVLIGLSLRGVLVRLGGFGEVFASMTPMLLAVLAAVIGSRFLWIFAVEFLKLPRRWFGRAGLHADWRAATVMSWAGMRGVVTLAIALSLPEAMPGRDMILVAAFAVILVTVLLQGTTIGPLIRLVSPHDGHVPNSRHLTEPRAWARMSRAQLAAIQPLVRDAEGKVIHPRLLEQYSYRMSIAERFEHEPAFPTEDVHAHYDVVLAAVAAGRAEMLRMHRAGEIHDEVLHQLERELDQQEVTARLAME from the coding sequence ATGTCTCCCGTGTCGGCCTTCAAGCTGATCCTCTTGTCGATCGCCGCGATCGTCGTGCTCGAACTGCTCGCCAAGCGCCTGAGGCTGCCGCCCGCCGCGGCGCTGCTGGTCGGCGGCGCCGGCATCGCCTTCGTGCCGGGCCTGCCGCCCATCAACCTCGATCCCGACCTGGTGCTGATCGTGTTCCTGCCGCCGCTGCTGGTGGACGGCGCCTATTTCTCGGTCTGGGAGGAGTTCAAGCGCAACCTCGGCGGCATCATGATGCTGGCGATCGGCGCGGTGGTGTTCACCACCCTGGCGGTCGGCCTGGCCGTGCACTGGGCGGTGCCCTCGCTGCCCTGGGCGGCCTGCTTCACGCTCGGCGCGATCGTCTCGCCGCCCGACGCGGTGGCCGCCAAGGCGGTGCTCGAACGGGTCGCGCTGCCGCGCCGGCTGATGGTGCTGCTCGAAGGCGAGAGCCTGCTCAACGACGCGGCCGGCCTGGTGCTGTACCGCTTCGCGGCGGCCGCCGCGCTGACCGGCGTGTTCAGCTTCCAGGGCGCGGTGCTGCGCTTCGCCGAGCTGGGGCTGGGCGGCGTGGCGGTCGGCTTCATCGTCGGCTGGGCGCTGATCCGCTTCATCAAGCTGCTCACCGACGACTACCTGATCACGATCTCGGCGGTGCTGGGCGGCTGGGTCAGCTATATCGCCGGCGAGACCCTGGAAGTGTCGGGCGTGATCTCGACGGTGACCATGGGCATGATGCTGGGCTGGCACCAGCACGAGATCTTCAGCGCGATGGTGCGGGTGCGCTCCACCGCCTTCTGGAAGATCATGGTGTTCCTGCTCGAGGCCCTGGTGTTCGTGCTGATCGGGTTGTCGCTGCGCGGCGTGCTGGTGCGCCTGGGCGGCTTCGGCGAGGTGTTCGCGAGCATGACGCCGATGCTGCTGGCGGTGCTGGCGGCCGTGATCGGCTCGCGTTTCCTGTGGATCTTCGCGGTCGAGTTCCTGAAGCTGCCGCGCCGCTGGTTCGGCCGCGCCGGCCTGCATGCGGACTGGCGCGCCGCCACCGTGATGAGCTGGGCCGGCATGCGCGGCGTGGTCACGCTGGCGATCGCGCTGTCCCTGCCCGAGGCGATGCCCGGCCGCGACATGATCCTGGTGGCCGCCTTCGCGGTGATCCTGGTCACGGTGCTGCTGCAGGGCACCACCATCGGCCCGCTGATCCGGCTGGTGTCGCCGCACGACGGCCATGTGCCGAACTCGCGGCATCTCACCGAGCCGCGTGCCTGGGCACGCATGAGCCGCGCCCAGCTGGCCGCGATCCAGCCGCTGGTGCGCGACGCCGAGGGCAAGGTGATCCATCCGCGCCTGCTCGAGCAGTACAGCTACCGGATGTCGATCGCCGAGCGCTTCGAGCACGAGCCGGCCTTCCCGACCGAGGACGTCCACGCCCATTACGACGTGGTGCTGGCCGCGGTGGCGGCCGGGCGCGCCGAGATGCTGCGCATGCATCGCGCCGGCGAGATCCACGACGAGGTGCTGCACCAGCTCGAGCGCGAGCTGGACCAGCAGGAAGTGACGGCGCGCCTGGCGATGGAATGA